The genomic interval CAACATATTCATCCAGATTAAAAGTGCGCACCTGACTGACATCTGTTTTATTAGATTTTAATAGGTCGGACAATTGAGGATAGAGATCAACCATTGTAGAACCTGTAGCTAAACCTAAAATTGCATTAGGCTTTTTCTTGATTGTTTTCAGCATCTCTATTGCTGTATAAATACTTGCTGTGTTTTTGTCCTTTAAATTATAAATTTCCATAATTCTGATTCTCCCAACTTGCTTATGACTGATCTTTTGCTGCTTGAACAAAGCGTTCTGTGATTTGTTTCGGACGTGTAATTGCGCCGCCTACTACTGTACAATGCACGCCGAGATTGCTGACAGTTTGATACATCTCAGGTGTAATGACGTTTCCTTCAGCAATAACTTTTGCATTTACTTTCTCTAAAACCTCTTTTAAAAATGCAAAATCATTTTCAAAAAGAATATGGCCTTTAGTATAAGAAGTATAACCGCGAAGCGTTGTACCAACATAATCAAAACCTAGTTTGTCAGCATTGATGGCTTCTTCAACTGTAGAAATATCTGCCATAATTTCTACATTAGGTGCATGTTTACGAATGTAGGTTACTAATTCTTCCAACGACTCTTTCGGACGTTTTTGTTTTGTAGCGTCTAAAGCGATGACTTCACAACCACTTTCAATTAATTCATCAACTTCTTTAGAAGTAGCAGTAATGAATACATCCGAACCTTCGTAATCTCGTTTGACGATACCGATGATAGGCAGAGGGACTTCTGTTTTAATTGCTTCGATATCTTCTTTTGTATTAGCACGAATACCAACTGCGCCACCCTCATAAGCAGCAAGTGCTAATTTTGACATTATAAATGATGAATGCAATGGTTCATCAGGCAATGCTTGGCATGAAACTATTAATCCTTGTGGCAACATAATAACGACACTCTCCATCTCTCTAGTGTATTTGTAAATTAAGTAGGCTAGTTTCCTTTATCATCTTTATCATAGCACCAAGAAAATTTTAATCAATTATAAATAACGATTTGAAAAAGATTTTCATTTATACTAAAGTTAAACTAAGAAACGAGGGGGATGAAACTGTGAAATTTGAAAATCGTGTTCAGCAAAATCGTCATTTACTAACCAAAATGGATAAGAAAATCGTAGAATTTGTGCAAACGCATGAATTAGATGATAGTTTTTCGACTATCAATTCACTCGCACATGCAATTGGTACTTCACCAGCTACAATTACACGTTTTAGCAATAAGTTGGACTATGCGAATTTCCAAGATATGAAGTTTAATCTACAACATGAAAAATCTGAAAAAGTTGTAGAAAATGCACCGCTTGTTCAACAAATTCATCGTTATCATCAAAGTATTATTCAACAAACTGGAGAATTCATATCAGAAGAAAAAATTAAGCGTTTTGCCCATTATTTGAAAACAAGCCGCCAAGTGAGTTATGCAGGATTAGGAAGCTCGGGATTAACTGCGAGTGAATTTTATTATCGAACATTACGTATGGGTGTTAAAGGAATGGTTTCAACAGATACACATCAAATGAAAATATCAGCGTCACTGCTTTCATCAAAAGATATGTTTGTCGCTATCTCTAATAGCGGTGAAACAACTGAACTAGCAGAAGCTGCTCAAATTGCACATAAGCAAGGGGCGTATGTCGCAGTCATTACAAATTATGAAGGAAGCACGATTACAGAACATGCTGATCTTGTTTTGATTACCAGTGATCAATCACGCATTCATGATACACGCTTTATCAACACTCAAATAGCGACTACATTTTTAATGGATATTGTGTGTTACTTATTGTTGAACAATGCTTATATGCATAAAAGTTATCAGCATACACGCCAAACTATTTTAGGGAAGAAAGATTCGTTGGGTTAGTCTGACGTTTGTCTGAAGTAAGACTGAAGGGGAGTTAAAAACCGCTCCAAATCAATGTTTTAAAGTAATTCGACATTGAGTGGAACGGTTTTTTTATTTTACTGAAACTGCACCAAAAAGTGCAGCATTGTTTTCAGTTTGAGTTGTTTGTAAGCGTGCGATGCCATAATCAGGAGGTAAGAAATCATGTATTTTAGGTTCGATATATTTTAGTAATGTTTCACCTTGTGCAGAAATTCCACCTCCAATTAAAATCAAGCCAGGATCATACATAATTTGAATTTGAGCAATTCCTTCAGCAACATAAGCAGACCATTGATTTAATATTGCTCTCGCTTGTGTATGTCCTTCTTCTGCTAATTCAAATAATTTAGGAACTGCTGTTTCAAATTCAAAACCGTTCTCTAGCATCAAATTTTTTAAAGCAGAAGTAGAAGCGCGTTTTTCAAATGTCTTATCATCTTCGGCGCGATAGAGTAAGTAACCAATTTCATTCGCACGATGACGTTCTCCAGGATATAGACCGATATCACGATTATAAAACGCACCACCGATACCAGTACCTAGTGTTAAACAAAAGATATTTTCCTCTTCATAATGTTGAAAAGCAAGTTCACCTAACAGTGCAGAATCCACATCATTATATATTTTAATATTGTTTGATAAATCACTTAAAGCACGATAAAAGTTAGTGCCATCAAAATTTTGAATGGTTGGACCAGTATAAACAATTTCTCCGCGCTCTGAATCAACCACGCCAGCACTGGAAATACCGATAAACGGCGATGAAAGTTCGTGTTGCTCTATGTAATCAATAATTAATCGACGAACTTCATCTACTATAAGTACTTCTATATTGTCAGGTGTTGGAATCTTCACATATTCGATGATATTTAAATCGTTGTCTAATACGGCAGCTTTGATGTTCGTTCCGCCGATGTCTACTGCAATGCTATACATACTAAATTTCTCCTATATTTATAACCATTATATTCATAACGATAGATTTCAGAAAGGCTATAACTCTTTTTGAAAATTATTTTCATTAAATTAGAACAATTGTGTTAAAATTTTTCAATTTCAGTTGTTCAGCAAAATGATAGCGTTTACAATTAGGTTTGTAAATACGAAATAAAAGTAGGACAAGCGAAATTTATCATTTAGGACAGAAAAATATAGATAACTTATTTTGGAGGAATGCAAAATGGAAGAAAATTTGAAAGGATTATATGCTGCATTACTTGTACCATTTGATGAAAATGGACAGGTCAAAGAAGAGGGATTAAAAGCAATTGCAAAGAATGCCATCGAAAACGAAGAATTAGATGGTTTATATGTTAATGGTAGTTCTGGAGAGAACTTTTTAATTAATACAGAACAGAAAAAACAAATTTTTAAAATTGCTAAAGATGCAGTCGGAGACGATGTGAAAATGATTGCTCAAATCGGATCGCTCGATTTAAATGAAGCAATTGAGTTGGGTAAATATGCAACTGAATTAGGCTATGATGCACTTTCAGCTGTGACACCGTTTTATTATCCATTGTCATTCGAGGAAATTAAACAATACTATTTCGATTTGATTGAAGCAACACAAAACAAAATGATTATTTATTCAATTCCTGATTTGACAGGTGTAAATATCGATGTTGATCAATTTGGAGAACTCTTCAATCACGAAAAGATTATCGGTGTGAAATATACTGCACCTAATTTCTTCTTATTAGAACGTCTGCGTAAAGCATATCCAGATAAGCTGATTTTCTCAGGTTTTGATGAAATGTTGATTCAAGCAGTCATTTCAGGTGTAGACGGAGCTATTGGTTCTACTTATAACGTCAATGGGAAACGTGCACGCCAAATTTTTGAACTTGCACAACAAGGCAAAGTTGATGAAGCATATCAAGTTCAGCATGAAACAAATGATATTATTACTAAAGTTTTAGAATTAGGACTTTATCCAACATTAAAAGAAATCTTAAAATACCGTGGCATCGATAGTGGATTACCGAAACGCCCATTCGCGCCATTCAACGAAGAGAACAGAGCAGCTTTAGATGAATTAGTAAATAAATACAATTTGTAAAATAGAATATTGTTTAAGGGGTGTTGTTTATGCAACAGGTTGGTTTTGGCGCATGGAACTGGGTAGCGGTTATTTTGTATCTTGTAGTGATGCTTTTAGTCGGTGCTTATTTTACCAAACGTGCGAGTCAAAGCACAGATAGTTTCTTCACAGCAAGCGGACGCCTTCCTTCATGGGCAATTGGTTTCTCAATTTATGCTACGACATTAAGTGCGATTACGTTTATGTCGACACCAGAGAAAGCATTTTTGACAGATTGGTCTTATATTGCCGGAAACATCGCGATTGTGGCGATTATTCCATTACTTATCGCATTTTACGTGCCATTCTTTAAAAAATTAAAGGTGACATCAGCATATGAATACTTAGAAGCACGTTTTGGGCCAAGTGTACGTGTAATCGGATCATTATTATTTGTTATTTTCCACTTAGGCCGTATTGCCATTGTTATCTATTTACCGACATTAGCGATTACAGCGGTGTCTGATATCAATCCATATTTAGTAGCGAGTTTAGTGGGTATCTTATGTATCCTTTATACTTTCTTAGGCGGATTTGAAGGCGTAGTATGGAGTGACTTTATACAAGGTGTTATTTTATTAGGAGGCGCTTTGATGATTATCATCATCGGAGCTATGGAAATCAAAGGTGGTTTTGGGACAATCACACATGATGCGATTGCGAATAAAAAATTACTGAGTGCAGATAACTGGAAGTTGAATTCTGCAGCTGCAGCACTTCCAATTATTTTCCTGGGAAATATTTTTAATAACTTACATCAATATACAGCCAGTCAAGATGTAGTACAACGTTACCAAGCATCAGACTCTATTGATGAAACTAAGAAATCACTATGGATTAATGGTTTGTTAGCTTTAATCTCAGCACCAATTTTCTACGGTATGGGTACAATGATGTATTCATTCTACAAACATTCAGAATCACTTCCTGAAGGATTTAATACTTCTTCAGTTGTACCTTATTTCATTTTGACAGAAATGCCTCCGTTTGTAGGCGGATTGTTAATCGCAGCAATCTTTGCAGCAGCACAATCTACAATTTCTTCAAGTCTGAACTCGATTTCAGCTTGTATATCTGAAGATATTAAAGATCGTTTCTTCGGAAAAGGAAAAGATGCGAAGAGCGAAGTACGCTTTGCGAGAATTACAATTGTGATTGCAGGATTATTAAGTTATTGTATCGCAATTTACTTAATTGCTGCTGATTCTAACAACTTATGGGATTTATTCTTACTTGTAACTGGATTATTCGGTGTACCTTTAGCGGGTATCTTTGCAGTTGGTATCTTTACGAAACGCGCTAACACATTTGGCGTTATCGTCGGATTACTTACTGGTGTAGTTGTTGCATATCTGATGAAAGGTGTAGGCGGCGCAAACTCACCATTCTATGTATCAATTATTTCATTCTTTATCGCTTTTATCTTCGGGTATGTAGTCAGCTTATTTGTGCCTTCAAAAAATGCCAAAGATATTACAGGTCTTACAATT from Staphylococcus condimenti carries:
- a CDS encoding N-acetylmannosamine-6-phosphate 2-epimerase; translation: MLPQGLIVSCQALPDEPLHSSFIMSKLALAAYEGGAVGIRANTKEDIEAIKTEVPLPIIGIVKRDYEGSDVFITATSKEVDELIESGCEVIALDATKQKRPKESLEELVTYIRKHAPNVEIMADISTVEEAINADKLGFDYVGTTLRGYTSYTKGHILFENDFAFLKEVLEKVNAKVIAEGNVITPEMYQTVSNLGVHCTVVGGAITRPKQITERFVQAAKDQS
- a CDS encoding MurR/RpiR family transcriptional regulator — its product is MKFENRVQQNRHLLTKMDKKIVEFVQTHELDDSFSTINSLAHAIGTSPATITRFSNKLDYANFQDMKFNLQHEKSEKVVENAPLVQQIHRYHQSIIQQTGEFISEEKIKRFAHYLKTSRQVSYAGLGSSGLTASEFYYRTLRMGVKGMVSTDTHQMKISASLLSSKDMFVAISNSGETTELAEAAQIAHKQGAYVAVITNYEGSTITEHADLVLITSDQSRIHDTRFINTQIATTFLMDIVCYLLLNNAYMHKSYQHTRQTILGKKDSLG
- a CDS encoding sodium:solute symporter, whose amino-acid sequence is MQQVGFGAWNWVAVILYLVVMLLVGAYFTKRASQSTDSFFTASGRLPSWAIGFSIYATTLSAITFMSTPEKAFLTDWSYIAGNIAIVAIIPLLIAFYVPFFKKLKVTSAYEYLEARFGPSVRVIGSLLFVIFHLGRIAIVIYLPTLAITAVSDINPYLVASLVGILCILYTFLGGFEGVVWSDFIQGVILLGGALMIIIIGAMEIKGGFGTITHDAIANKKLLSADNWKLNSAAAALPIIFLGNIFNNLHQYTASQDVVQRYQASDSIDETKKSLWINGLLALISAPIFYGMGTMMYSFYKHSESLPEGFNTSSVVPYFILTEMPPFVGGLLIAAIFAAAQSTISSSLNSISACISEDIKDRFFGKGKDAKSEVRFARITIVIAGLLSYCIAIYLIAADSNNLWDLFLLVTGLFGVPLAGIFAVGIFTKRANTFGVIVGLLTGVVVAYLMKGVGGANSPFYVSIISFFIAFIFGYVVSLFVPSKNAKDITGLTIYDKDKPSSYVSKVATRK
- a CDS encoding N-acetylneuraminate lyase, which gives rise to MEENLKGLYAALLVPFDENGQVKEEGLKAIAKNAIENEELDGLYVNGSSGENFLINTEQKKQIFKIAKDAVGDDVKMIAQIGSLDLNEAIELGKYATELGYDALSAVTPFYYPLSFEEIKQYYFDLIEATQNKMIIYSIPDLTGVNIDVDQFGELFNHEKIIGVKYTAPNFFLLERLRKAYPDKLIFSGFDEMLIQAVISGVDGAIGSTYNVNGKRARQIFELAQQGKVDEAYQVQHETNDIITKVLELGLYPTLKEILKYRGIDSGLPKRPFAPFNEENRAALDELVNKYNL
- a CDS encoding ROK family protein, which encodes MYSIAVDIGGTNIKAAVLDNDLNIIEYVKIPTPDNIEVLIVDEVRRLIIDYIEQHELSSPFIGISSAGVVDSERGEIVYTGPTIQNFDGTNFYRALSDLSNNIKIYNDVDSALLGELAFQHYEEENIFCLTLGTGIGGAFYNRDIGLYPGERHRANEIGYLLYRAEDDKTFEKRASTSALKNLMLENGFEFETAVPKLFELAEEGHTQARAILNQWSAYVAEGIAQIQIMYDPGLILIGGGISAQGETLLKYIEPKIHDFLPPDYGIARLQTTQTENNAALFGAVSVK